From the genome of Terriglobales bacterium, one region includes:
- a CDS encoding M20/M25/M40 family metallo-hydrolase — translation MNAYAEQAVTWMTEYLRVDTTNPPGNEARAAAFFKKVLDAEGIENRVIEYAPGRANLWARIKGSGARRPLILLNHTDVVTSDPARWRVPPFAGEVVEGALYGRGAQDMKDEGLAQLLVMVMLQREKVALDRDVIFLATADEEAEGSGTDWVIANKKDWLADAEYLITEGGSNRLENGQVKYVGVDVAEKTTFWLRVTAHGRPGHGSRPLDASAPNRLVRALGRILDYRPPLKVLPVAEQFLAAMARYETPERAAKFRDIRRALKNRRFRAEVEQDEFLRPLLQNTISVTMLGGSQQTNVIPGEAWANLDVRLLPGEDPKAFLETMRRVVADSNVSVEPLDGEFRVANESPTNTELWAEIERVSARYFPQAPVAPRLTSGYTENQRYRPLGIVCYGFSPHASTDEESRTAHGDNERIRVEEVRRGFRVLFDVVVGVAATR, via the coding sequence ATGAACGCGTACGCAGAGCAGGCCGTCACCTGGATGACGGAATACCTGCGCGTGGACACCACCAACCCGCCGGGCAACGAAGCCCGCGCCGCGGCCTTCTTCAAAAAGGTCCTGGACGCCGAGGGCATCGAGAACCGGGTGATCGAATACGCGCCCGGGCGCGCCAACCTGTGGGCGCGCATCAAGGGCTCGGGAGCGCGGCGGCCCCTCATCCTGTTGAACCACACCGACGTGGTCACCAGCGACCCGGCGCGCTGGCGCGTGCCGCCGTTCGCGGGCGAGGTGGTCGAGGGCGCGCTGTACGGCCGTGGCGCCCAGGACATGAAGGACGAAGGGCTGGCGCAGCTCCTGGTCATGGTGATGCTCCAGCGCGAAAAGGTCGCGCTCGACCGCGACGTCATCTTCCTGGCCACCGCCGACGAAGAAGCCGAGGGCTCGGGCACCGACTGGGTCATCGCCAACAAGAAAGACTGGCTGGCCGACGCCGAATACCTCATCACCGAGGGCGGCTCCAATCGCCTGGAGAACGGCCAGGTGAAATACGTGGGCGTGGACGTGGCGGAAAAAACCACGTTCTGGCTGCGGGTGACGGCGCACGGCCGCCCGGGACACGGCTCCCGGCCCCTGGACGCCTCGGCGCCCAACCGGCTGGTGCGCGCGCTGGGACGCATCCTCGACTACCGGCCTCCGCTCAAGGTGCTGCCGGTGGCGGAGCAGTTCCTGGCCGCCATGGCGCGCTACGAAACTCCGGAGCGCGCCGCCAAGTTCCGCGACATCCGGCGGGCGCTCAAGAATCGCCGCTTCCGCGCTGAGGTGGAGCAGGACGAGTTCCTGCGCCCGCTGCTCCAGAACACCATCTCGGTGACCATGCTGGGCGGCTCGCAGCAGACCAACGTCATCCCCGGCGAGGCCTGGGCCAACCTCGACGTCCGCCTGCTTCCGGGCGAAGACCCCAAGGCGTTTCTGGAAACCATGCGCCGCGTGGTGGCGGACTCGAACGTTTCTGTGGAGCCGCTGGACGGGGAATTCCGCGTGGCCAACGAATCGCCCACGAACACGGAACTCTGGGCCGAGATCGAACGCGTCTCGGCGCGCTACTTTCCCCAGGCTCCGGTCGCGCCGCGGCTGACCTCGGGCTACACCGAAAATCAACGCTACCGGCCGCTGGGCATCGTGTGCTACGGCTTCTCACCCCACGCCTCGACCGACGAAGAATCGCGCACCGCCCACGGCGACAACGAACGCATCCGCGTGGAAGAAGTGCGGCGCGGGTTCCGCGTCTTGTTTGACGTGGTGGTCGGCGTGGCGGCGACCAGGTAA
- a CDS encoding zf-HC2 domain-containing protein has translation MAETPKPEIPNAVRERLAALGAAGEAHPDADLLAAFAERKLRAREREQVLAHLGVCAECRDVLARAQPAEAELETHAVTPAERSRWLRWEHLQWGALAAVLIVGAAVLVRAPWMRRDVPPEVQVAQSEAPVPAQPERQEEAAKPSSVAVNGRVESQTAASEPGKLADLQDREFDRIKPAEAQRKVAQEEAPRLAAAAPESKDDSRARERAASAPAAGREGVGPDTGGGIGSGSGAGVGPGTRAGVVGGALSSQIAPQAPAAAPPPRDKGEVAQSRENEMVIAESRADRPASDEKEAAAKTKTEAAYQPPAALPMKKHAAAGNVTNYQVSARTAMARWTVTSEGQVQRSLDGGKTWQDVRIASPMRFRAVAVMGANVWAGGSHLGLYYSADGGETWQPRSLVPPRTSLMTPAEVAELPDIVRIDFRDLQHGTVETSDGIVWITEDGGKTWRRK, from the coding sequence ATGGCGGAGACGCCCAAGCCGGAGATCCCGAACGCGGTGCGCGAGCGCCTGGCGGCGCTGGGGGCTGCGGGTGAGGCGCATCCGGATGCCGACCTGCTGGCGGCGTTCGCGGAACGCAAGCTGCGCGCGCGCGAGCGCGAGCAGGTGCTGGCGCATCTGGGCGTATGCGCCGAATGCCGCGACGTACTGGCGCGGGCGCAACCAGCGGAAGCCGAACTGGAAACGCATGCCGTTACGCCGGCGGAGCGCTCGCGCTGGCTGCGCTGGGAGCACCTGCAATGGGGCGCGCTGGCGGCGGTGCTGATCGTGGGGGCGGCGGTGCTGGTCCGTGCGCCGTGGATGCGGCGGGATGTGCCGCCGGAAGTGCAAGTGGCGCAGAGCGAAGCGCCCGTGCCGGCGCAGCCTGAGCGCCAGGAAGAGGCGGCCAAGCCGAGCAGTGTCGCCGTCAATGGCCGGGTGGAATCGCAAACCGCCGCGAGCGAGCCGGGCAAGCTCGCAGACCTGCAAGACCGGGAATTCGATCGAATCAAGCCCGCGGAAGCGCAGCGAAAAGTGGCGCAGGAAGAAGCCCCGCGCCTGGCGGCTGCGGCTCCGGAGAGCAAGGACGACAGCCGCGCCCGGGAGCGGGCGGCGAGCGCGCCCGCTGCGGGACGGGAAGGCGTTGGTCCCGACACGGGCGGAGGAATCGGCTCAGGCAGCGGTGCGGGCGTGGGGCCTGGGACACGGGCGGGCGTGGTCGGAGGCGCTCTGAGTTCGCAGATCGCGCCGCAGGCTCCGGCCGCGGCGCCCCCGCCGCGGGACAAGGGTGAGGTTGCCCAGAGCCGCGAGAACGAGATGGTCATCGCGGAGTCACGCGCCGATCGCCCGGCCAGCGACGAGAAAGAAGCCGCCGCGAAGACCAAGACGGAAGCCGCCTATCAGCCTCCTGCCGCGCTGCCGATGAAGAAGCACGCCGCGGCGGGGAACGTGACGAACTACCAGGTCAGCGCCAGGACAGCGATGGCGCGCTGGACGGTCACTTCGGAAGGACAGGTGCAACGCTCGCTGGATGGCGGAAAGACCTGGCAGGACGTGAGGATCGCTTCGCCGATGCGGTTCCGGGCAGTGGCGGTGATGGGCGCAAACGTGTGGGCCGGCGGATCACACCTGGGCTTGTACTACTCCGCCGACGGCGGGGAAACGTGGCAGCCGCGCTCGCTGGTGCCTCCCCGGACGTCGCTCATGACGCCCGCCGAAGTGGCCGAGCTTCCCGACATCGTGCGCATCGACTTCCGCGACCTGCAGCACGGGACGGTTGAGACCTCCGACGGCATTGTCTGGATCACGGAGGATGGCGGGAAGACGTGGAGGCGGAAGTAG
- a CDS encoding methylated-DNA--[protein]-cysteine S-methyltransferase → METLYYSHVRSPIGPLTVAVSGRGLVALEFGAEPPAKHRRAWRDVEWKESAEKTAPYVKQLEEYFAGVRREFTLPLDLRGTEFQKRCWQALLEIPYGRTRSYAEVARAVGKPRAFRAVGLANNRNPIAIVVPCHRVIGKDGSLTGYGGGLDVKEELLRLEGAL, encoded by the coding sequence ATGGAAACGCTCTACTATTCGCACGTTCGCTCGCCCATCGGCCCGCTGACCGTAGCGGTTTCCGGGCGCGGATTGGTCGCGCTCGAGTTCGGCGCCGAGCCTCCCGCGAAGCATCGGCGCGCCTGGCGCGACGTCGAGTGGAAGGAATCGGCCGAGAAGACCGCGCCCTACGTGAAGCAACTCGAAGAATATTTCGCCGGCGTGCGGAGGGAGTTCACGCTGCCGCTCGACCTGCGCGGTACCGAGTTCCAGAAGCGCTGCTGGCAGGCGCTGCTCGAGATTCCCTACGGGCGCACACGCTCCTATGCGGAGGTGGCCCGCGCCGTGGGCAAGCCGCGCGCCTTCCGCGCCGTCGGCCTGGCCAACAACCGCAATCCCATCGCCATCGTGGTGCCCTGCCATCGCGTGATCGGCAAGGACGGCTCGCTCACCGGTTACGGCGGCGGACTGGATGTGAAGGAGGAACTGCTGCGGTTGGAAGGGGCGCTGTAA
- a CDS encoding bifunctional 5,10-methylenetetrahydrofolate dehydrogenase/5,10-methenyltetrahydrofolate cyclohydrolase: protein MSAQLLDGNKIAAEIKAEVAAEVKALAETGLRPGLAAVLVGNNPASEIYVRSKIKACEELGIYSERITPSETVTTHEMLALVEDLNQREEIDGILVQLPLPRQVDAKKVLLAVDPAKDVDGFHPMNVGFLSTQRPGLVPCTPLGIMEMLRRSGVEIAGAEAVVVGRSDIVGKPMAMLLLNANATVTICHSKTRDLAGVCRRADILIAAIGKAGLVTREFVKPGATVIDVGMNKITDRAEFDRFFKGDEKREKTFAEKGSTLMGDVHPEVAEVAGKLTPVPGGVGPLTIALLMQNTLRAAKMRRGARIPAAVVE from the coding sequence ATGTCGGCTCAACTGCTGGATGGCAACAAGATCGCGGCGGAGATCAAGGCGGAAGTCGCGGCGGAAGTGAAGGCGCTGGCGGAAACCGGGTTGCGGCCCGGGCTGGCGGCGGTGCTGGTGGGCAACAACCCGGCGTCGGAGATCTACGTCCGCAGCAAGATCAAGGCCTGCGAAGAACTGGGCATTTACAGCGAGCGCATCACGCCTTCGGAGACGGTGACCACGCACGAGATGCTGGCGCTGGTGGAGGACCTGAACCAGCGCGAGGAGATCGACGGCATCCTGGTGCAGTTGCCGCTGCCCAGGCAGGTGGATGCGAAGAAGGTCCTGCTGGCAGTGGACCCGGCCAAGGACGTGGACGGCTTCCATCCCATGAATGTGGGGTTCCTCTCGACGCAGCGGCCGGGCCTGGTGCCGTGCACGCCGCTGGGCATCATGGAGATGTTGCGGCGCAGTGGAGTGGAGATTGCCGGGGCGGAGGCGGTGGTGGTGGGCCGCAGCGACATCGTGGGCAAGCCCATGGCCATGCTGCTGCTCAACGCCAACGCCACCGTGACCATCTGTCACTCGAAGACCCGGGACCTGGCGGGTGTGTGCCGCCGGGCGGACATCCTGATTGCGGCCATCGGCAAGGCGGGGCTGGTGACGCGCGAGTTCGTGAAGCCGGGCGCAACCGTCATCGACGTGGGCATGAACAAGATCACCGACCGCGCCGAGTTCGACCGATTCTTCAAAGGCGATGAGAAGCGGGAAAAGACGTTCGCGGAGAAAGGCTCGACGCTGATGGGCGACGTGCATCCCGAAGTGGCCGAGGTGGCGGGCAAGCTGACGCCGGTGCCCGGCGGCGTGGGCCCGTTGACGATCGCACTCCTGATGCAGAATACGCTGCGCGCGGCCAAGATGCGGCGCGGCGCGCGGATACCTGCGGCAGTGGTGGAGTAG
- a CDS encoding DUF6569 family protein — protein MTALRALLALAVFAAMFWSAVPQSADAGLPPQASGYRVLEPISHGNLTIFPVAASTTFDTSRFLTLDEGLASGEVVVTEAGQVRPLIRGPRTRPVPQPGGGDVNRLVLVNNSSRPLLLLAGEIVTGGKQDRVVGKDRIIPAHGDADLSVFCVEPGRWTATSDRFQAYDGNMAQPSVRAKAMGDKDQQKVWEEVHKSNQGMAEVVAASPAGIGAGSGSGIGSSEGQRRAAAEIASTSSYARVMANDEVKKRMDEAVAPIAGPRSDVLRRLRAQKAIGVVVAVNGRIIWADLFASTDLLSAYWEKLVRSYAAEALTDSRTRFAGVSMKAAQAFLDDFEGTRQVVETEPGVFRHTEISGSGFRAFELTSLLPKTGFDLHLSKMAE, from the coding sequence ATGACCGCCCTGCGCGCCCTTCTTGCCCTGGCCGTGTTCGCCGCCATGTTCTGGTCGGCCGTCCCGCAATCCGCTGACGCCGGATTGCCGCCGCAAGCTTCCGGCTACCGCGTACTCGAACCCATCAGCCACGGCAACCTGACCATTTTCCCGGTCGCGGCCTCCACTACCTTTGACACCAGCCGCTTCCTCACTCTGGATGAGGGTTTGGCTTCGGGCGAAGTGGTGGTGACCGAAGCCGGGCAGGTCCGCCCGCTGATTCGCGGGCCGCGAACGCGTCCCGTTCCCCAGCCCGGAGGCGGCGACGTCAACCGCCTGGTGCTGGTCAACAACTCCAGCCGTCCACTGCTGCTGTTGGCCGGCGAGATCGTCACCGGCGGCAAGCAGGACCGCGTGGTGGGCAAGGACCGCATCATCCCCGCACACGGCGACGCCGACCTCAGCGTCTTCTGCGTCGAGCCCGGCCGCTGGACCGCCACCAGCGACCGCTTCCAGGCCTACGACGGAAACATGGCCCAGCCCAGCGTCCGCGCCAAGGCCATGGGCGACAAGGACCAGCAGAAAGTCTGGGAGGAGGTTCATAAGTCCAACCAGGGCATGGCGGAGGTCGTGGCCGCTTCGCCCGCCGGTATCGGCGCCGGCTCGGGAAGCGGTATCGGCTCCAGCGAAGGCCAGCGCCGCGCTGCCGCGGAGATCGCTTCCACCAGTTCCTACGCTCGCGTCATGGCCAACGACGAAGTCAAGAAGCGCATGGACGAGGCGGTGGCTCCCATCGCCGGGCCGCGCAGCGACGTCCTGCGCCGCCTCCGTGCCCAGAAGGCCATCGGGGTGGTGGTAGCCGTGAACGGCCGCATCATCTGGGCTGACCTGTTCGCCTCCACCGACCTGCTCAGCGCCTACTGGGAGAAACTGGTGCGCTCCTACGCCGCCGAGGCGCTCACCGATTCACGCACCCGCTTTGCCGGCGTCTCGATGAAGGCCGCGCAAGCTTTCCTGGACGACTTCGAGGGCACGCGCCAGGTGGTCGAAACCGAACCCGGCGTCTTTCGTCATACCGAGATCTCGGGCTCCGGCTTTCGGGCCTTCGAGCTGACTTCGCTGCTGCCCAAGACCGGCTTCGACCTGCACCTGAGCAAGATGGCGGAATAG
- a CDS encoding sigma-70 family RNA polymerase sigma factor: protein MGSEGQDGGRSRGGTAVAERLTRLFAELYVKSGGEQYGLEAGQFLRILAEVGARYLPPDAGEKEATEFYGSLRVEELALARACAAGSEKAWEVLLTRYREKLYDAARGITRDDASGHELADSLYGDLYASNADGGPRVSKLASYTGRGSLEGWLRTVLAQEYVNRYRKSRRLVSLEEQQEQGTQFEARAQAAAADPDPRIGAATDEALAGLGAEERFILAAYFLDGRTLAEVGRMLGVHESTISRRVEKLASGLKKKILDGLGKRGMSRRQAEEALEADVRDLTVDVRKHLAQEAPAKTFSLKKERE from the coding sequence ATGGGTTCTGAGGGACAGGACGGCGGGAGGTCGCGCGGGGGCACCGCGGTGGCCGAGCGCCTGACCCGCCTGTTCGCCGAACTGTACGTCAAGAGCGGCGGCGAACAGTATGGTCTGGAGGCGGGCCAGTTCCTGCGCATCCTGGCCGAGGTCGGGGCACGCTATTTGCCGCCCGATGCGGGCGAGAAAGAGGCCACCGAGTTCTACGGCAGCCTGCGGGTGGAAGAGCTGGCGCTGGCGCGGGCTTGCGCCGCGGGCAGCGAGAAGGCCTGGGAAGTCTTGCTGACGCGCTACCGGGAGAAGCTGTATGACGCGGCGCGCGGCATCACGCGCGACGACGCCAGCGGCCACGAGCTGGCTGATTCGCTTTACGGCGACCTCTACGCCTCGAACGCCGACGGCGGCCCGCGGGTTTCGAAACTGGCCTCCTATACGGGCCGAGGGTCGCTGGAGGGCTGGCTGCGCACCGTGCTGGCGCAGGAATACGTCAACCGGTATCGCAAGTCGCGTCGGCTGGTGAGCCTGGAAGAGCAGCAAGAACAGGGCACGCAGTTTGAAGCACGGGCGCAAGCGGCGGCCGCCGATCCCGATCCGCGCATCGGGGCCGCAACCGACGAGGCGCTGGCGGGTCTCGGCGCCGAAGAGCGCTTCATCCTGGCCGCCTACTTCCTCGACGGGCGCACGCTGGCGGAAGTGGGGCGTATGCTGGGCGTACACGAGTCCACCATCAGCCGCCGGGTGGAAAAACTCGCAAGCGGGCTGAAGAAGAAGATTCTGGACGGGCTGGGAAAACGCGGCATGAGCCGCCGGCAGGCCGAAGAAGCGCTGGAAGCCGACGTGCGCGACCTGACGGTGGATGTCCGAAAGCATCTGGCGCAAGAAGCGCCGGCGAAAACGTTCTCTCTTAAGAAGGAGCGGGAGTAG
- a CDS encoding Trm112 family protein, translated as MIAQDLLDILVCPACKQPLAYNQQAETLKCAACRRVYPIVDDIPVLLVDEAKIED; from the coding sequence ATGATTGCCCAGGACCTGCTTGATATCCTCGTCTGCCCGGCCTGCAAGCAGCCGCTCGCCTATAACCAGCAGGCGGAGACGCTGAAGTGCGCCGCCTGCCGCCGCGTCTATCCCATCGTGGACGATATTCCGGTGCTGCTGGTCGATGAGGCCAAGATCGAAGACTAG